A stretch of DNA from Oryzomicrobium terrae:
GGCGGCGCTCGCCGCCGGGCAGATCGAACAGGTTGCCCTCGGCCACGGCGGAAAAGTGGCTCTTTTCGGCAATGCCGCTAGCCGGAATCAGGCCGCGCAGGGCCGGTACGGTGTGGCCCAGGCCGCTCGGGTACTGCTCGGTGGCGATGATGGGCACGCCCACCTTGGCGGCGACCTGGAGCAGCCAGGCGGTATTGGCAACGACGGCGTCGCTGTCGTGGATGGCGGGCGCGAGTCGCTCCTGGATGTCCACCACCAGCAACACGGATTGAGGGGCGCGAATGAGCATGAAAGTCTCCGGATTTTATGGTTTTTGGCGGGACGTCCAGGCCGAAGCCCGACCCATCCCGTCCGCCAAGCATAGCCCATCCGGCATTGCCCGCGCCTCAGCGCAAGGCGAGACGCACCAGGCTGCGCTCGAGACCCGGCGCAGGCTCAGAAATAGCTCAGCCAGCGCAGGGCCACTTCACGCTCGATGGCAAACCCGTTTTCGACCTGGATGTCCTTGGCCAGACGCAAGTTGAGGACATGGCCCTGGCCCACCGGATAGATCAGGCCCAGGTAGGCCCGCTGGCTACGGGCCGGATCATTTTGCGCAACGCCATTGATCCGGGTCTCGCCACCGCTGTTCCACTGGTAGCCGGAAAAGGCCTGCAGGCCGTTGCTCCAGCGGTAGCGCAGATAGGTGGTCAACGCCTCGCTGCGCGCCTGCTCGCGCTTGCGCGCGCCGGGAAAATAGGCGGTGTTGTCGCCGAACCAGGTCAGTTCGCCGATGGCCTCCACCGTCCAGTTGTTGCCCAGGCCGCGGATCCAGGCCAGGGACAGGGCTTCCCGGTGGCGGTTCTCGCCGATGTTCTGCAGCCGTTGGCGCTGATAGTCCCCGGTCGGCAGCATCACCGTGGCGTTGATCGCCAGGTAGTGGCGCTGCACCGGGTCGTTGATCGGCCAGGCCGTCAGGCCGAAACGGGCGTCGTACCAGCCACCGGTTTCCTTGTTGATGCTCTTGGGGATGCCGCTGCCCTCAAGGCGTTGGTCGGCGTAGGTCATGGTGGCCGTTCCGGCCGTGCGCACGCCGAGCACGTCGCCGAAATAGCTGCCACGTAAAACGCCGATCGAGGCGTTCGAGG
This window harbors:
- a CDS encoding hydrolase; protein product: MLIRAPQSVLLVVDIQERLAPAIHDSDAVVANTAWLLQVAAKVGVPIIATEQYPSGLGHTVPALRGLIPASGIAEKSHFSAVAEGNLFDLPGGERRQFIVSGTETHVCVLQTAMDLLAEGRQVFVVAEAVGSRKPSDKELALERLRSAGARIVSREMVAFEWLHRAGTDLFRSVSRDFIR
- a CDS encoding transporter; the protein is MPSRNRLSSRPMRPPRKALCCGAGALALGAASLAQGALNDIFPTDYVPLGAGTTVLTAYLYDRQSKGPYVAGEKTQPWTSNASIGVLRGSYFGDVLGVRTAGTATMTYADQRLEGSGIPKSINKETGGWYDARFGLTAWPINDPVQRHYLAINATVMLPTGDYQRQRLQNIGENRHREALSLAWIRGLGNNWTVEAIGELTWFGDNTAYFPGARKREQARSEALTTYLRYRWSNGLQAFSGYQWNSGGETRINGVAQNDPARSQRAYLGLIYPVGQGHVLNLRLAKDIQVENGFAIEREVALRWLSYF